The DNA sequence tgCCTCGTTtgtctctctaccccactctctgCTTCGTTtgtctctctaccccactctgccTCGTTTGTCTCTACCCCACTCTCTGCCTCgtttctctctaccccactccCTGCCTCGTTtgtctctctaccccactctatGCCTCGTttatctctctaccccactctctgcctcctctctcgtTCATTCATACCTGTGTTAATCCTAATGGAAAAACagactctcttctctccatcacaaactctctcgctctgtctctccaaCAGTCATCACCGGCACCATCTATATATGATTATAGGACGGTATAAAGGGGCTGTGCGGGTTCATGACAAGTCTGACGATGCATTATCATAActgcattgtcttgcattatACCTTACATTGCCTTTTCCTTTCTGCGAAAGGTATCGGCTTCGCCATCTGCATCATAGCGCTGTACATTGCGTTCTACTACAACACCATCATGGCGTGGGCCCTGTACTACCTGCTGGCGTCGTTCCGGCCCACCCTGCCCTGGACCACGTGCTCCAACCCCTGGAACACGGTCAACTGTCTCCGCTACCTGTCCACCGACAGCAACATCACCTGGACCAACATGTCCACCTCGCCCGCCGAGGAGTTCTATACGTAAGTCAAGACCATGTAAGTGCAAGGCAGGACGGAGGGACGAGGAAAAGGGGGCTGCCAGGGACATTAGACGGTAGAGGACGGAGGGGTAGACGGCATGATGGGCtcggtggaggagaggggaggagaggcagagaggacagTGACTGGATGGGTGGATGAAAGGTAGATATGGATAGGtggagggagatgggaggagaggcagagaggacagTAACTGGATGGGTGGATGAAAGGTAGATGTGGATGAAAGGTAGATATGGATAGGTGGATGAAAGGTAGATATGGATAGGTGGATGAAAGGTAGATATGGATAGGTGGATGAAAGGTAGATATGGATAGGTGGATGAAAGGTAGATATGGATGGGTGGATGAAAGGTGGATATGGATGGGTGGATAAAAGGTAGATATGGATAGGTGGATGAAAGGTAGATATGGATGAAAGGTAGATATGGATAGGTGGATGAAAGGTAGATATGGATAGGTGGATGAAAGGTAGATATGGATGGGTGGATGAAAGGTAGATATGGATGAAAGGTAGATATGGATGAAAGGTAGATATGGATAGGTGGATGAAAGGTAGATATGGATGGGTGGATGAAAGGTAGATATGGATGGGTGGATGAAAGGTAGATATGGATGCGTGGATGAAAGGTAGATATGGATGGGTGGATGAAAGGTAGATATGGATAGGtggagggagatgggaggagaggcagagaggacagTGACTGGATAGGTGGATGAAAGGTAGATATGGATAGGTGGATGAAAGGTAGATATGGATGGGTGGATGAAAGGTAGATATGGATAGGTGGATGAAAGGTAGATATGGATAGGTGGATGAAAGGTAGATATGGATGGGTGGATGAAAGGTATATATGGATAGGTGGATGAAAGGTAGATGTAGATAGGTGGATGAAAGGTAGATATGGATAGGTTGATGAAAGGTAGATATGGATAGGTGGATGAAAGGTAGATATGGATAGGTGGATGAAAGGTAGATATGGATAGGTGGATGAAAGGTAGATATGGATAGGTTGATGAAAGGTAGATGTAGATAGGTGGATGAAAGGTAGATATGGATAGGTGGATGAAAGGTAGATATGGATAGGTTGATGAAAGGTAGATATGGATAGGTGGATGAAAGGTAGATATGGATAGGTGGATGAAAGGTAGATATGGATAGGTGGATGAAAGGTAGATATGGATAGGTGGATGAAAGGTAGATATGGATAGGTGGATGAAAGGTAGATATGGATAGGTGGATGAAAGGTAGATATGGATAGGTGGAGGGATAGGTTAAGTTACCTGAACTTAAAATGTTTAGTTGGCCCAAACTTGTCTCATATGTTCATTCAACTGTTATTTGTGCATCTACCTAAAGAAGACTGTGAAActggttatacacacacacacaaacagtgcttTTAACATGCAATATTTTCAACTTATCTATTTGACATAAGTGTTTACATTTTGCGTGCTCATTTATatagtaattattattcaacatgaaCTCACACTTAATCTGACTTCTCTCAtctttaattttatttatttatttcagcaatTTTAGGGTGTTTCCCATGCCGAGAGAGAGACTAACGTGGATGTCCATTCTAGTAATGATATTTCTATGGAAAAAAAGCAACTGGTTCTGTCATTCCTGACTTTGAGTCTGGTTCACTCCTATCAATCTAAGAGAGATTTGGGGCTTTGTCAAGGTTGACTCTATTCTAATGCACGTAAAACTCCTCTGCCTCATGTCTGGCACCAGAATTTCTGTGTTTTTTTTCGTAAACCTTGTCATTCTGTCCATCTGGTATGTtttccttgaactttgcgaccttttgccacatttcaggcttcaaacataaagatataaaactgtatttttttgtgaagaatcaacaacaagtgggacacaatcatgaagtggaacgacatttattggatatttcaaacttttttaacaaatcaaaaactgaaaaattgggcgtgcaaaattattcagcccccttaagttaatagtttgtagcgccaccttttgctgcaattacagctgtaagtcgcttggggtatgtctctatcagttttgcacatcgagagactgaaattttttcccattcctccttgcaaaacagctcgagctcagtgaggttggatggagagcatttgtgaacagcagttttcagttctttccacagattctcgattggattcaggtctggactttgacttggccattctaacacctggatatgtttatttttgaaccattccattgtagattttgctttatgttttggatcattgtcttgttggaagacaaatctccgtcccagtctcaggtcttttgcagactccatcaggttttcttccagaatggtcctgtatttggctccatccatcttcccatcaattttaaccatcttccctgtccctgctgaagaaaagtaggcccatgatgatgctgccaccaccatttttgacagtggggatggtgtgttcaactgtgttgcttttacgccaaacataacgttttgcattgttgccaaaaagttcaatttcagagtgatcatgggcctcttggctgcatctctgatcagtcttctccttgtatgagctgaaagtttagagggacggccaggtcttggtagatttgcagtggtctgatactccttccatttcgatattatcgcttgcatagtgctccttgggatgtttaaagcttgggaaatctttttgtatccaaatccggctttaaacttcttcacaacagtatctcggacctgcctggtgtgttccttgttcttcatgatgctctctgcgctttaaacggacctctgagactatcacagtgcaggtgcatttatacggagacttgattacacacaggtggattgtatttatcatcattagtcatttaggtcaacattggatcattcagagatcctcactgaacttctagagagagtttgctgcactgaaagtaaaggggctgaataattttgcacgcccaatttttcagtttttgatttgttaaaaaagtttgaaatatccaataaatgtcgttccacttcatgattgtgtcccacttgttgttgattcttcacaaaaaaatacagttttatatctttatgtttgaagcctgaaatgtggcaaaaggtcgcaaagttcaagggggccgaatactttcgcaaggcactgtaactggcAACCTGGCATCTAGCTCGATCATCTCGATCATCTTTCACCGTACCAAGTTATTTTTGCCAAGTTATCTTATCTCCTTATTCTGTTGTGTCAGCATCACATATCCACAATATGTTTATTCAATTTCTATCCttgtcattttcttttttttttttatctatctCTTGCCTAGTCCTTTCACGTTCTACCTTTTATGACCCTGGAAATCAAATAAAATCTTGCTCAATGCGTTTATTTAGCGTCCTTCGCCGGGAGGCTGATACTTAAGCTAAATAAACACACACGATACAAGAGCAActgtttattttctttcaaaatatCATCAATTATCCCCATCTATCTGCAGCAAGCAACCTGCCAGATGTATGAATGCTTTTCCTCTCCTGATCACTCTATTTCCCTATAAATGACTCCTTTCTCTGTTATTCTGTCTCAtcccctcttctcatctctcttccCGACaatccctctcctttccctggttgatccccccccccccctcatccatctcctcaacccctctctcacccctctctctccttatccctcaCTCGCCCCActctttcacccctctctctccttatccctctcgTCTGACAccttcctcctcatccctctctcctgatccctctcatccctccccttatccccctctctcctcactcctctctctttaccctcctaTCCGCTCCTCATCCATTTTGCTCATCCCTCACTCCTCTGTTCCGTAAAGGCGTCAGGTACTGCAGGTACACCTGTCCCCAGGTCTGCACCAGCTCGGCAGTGTGAGTTGGCAGCTGGCTCTCTGCCTCCTGTTCATCTTCACCATCGTCTACTTCAGCATCTGGAAGGGAGTCAAGACCTCTGGCAAGGTGAGCATGGCTGGGGGATTGAGAAACAGTAGATAAACAGTAGATCACAGTAGGTAAAATGTTTCTCACTGATGCCTCCTATTCATACgtgcccctctctttctctctgtcgctccctGCAtatcttccttcctctctctcttcctccttcaccctctctctatctccctctctctctcctccacccttctctctctctcctccacccctctctatctccctctctctcttcctccttcaccctctctcacctccacccctcactcccccacccctctctctctcccctctctctcaggtggTGTGGGTGACAGCCACCTTCCCCTACCTTGTCCTGCTGGTGCTGCTCGTTCGTGGGGCCACTCTGCCCGGAGCCTGGAGGGGCGTGGTCTTCTACCTCAAACCTGATTGGGGGAAACTGCTCAGCACCACAGTGAGTTGGCCCACTATTTGTTTAGGTTTACAGCCAATCCTTTGTCATCATACAACACACTGGCAccgagtcatctctctctctctctctccctctccctctttctctctctctctctctctctctctccctctctccctctttctctctctctctccctctctctccctctttctctctctctctctctctctctctccctctctccctctttctctctctctctccctctctctccctctctccctctccctctccctctttctctctctctctctctctctctctctttctctctctctctctctctctctctctctccctctctccccctctccctctctccctctctctctctctctctctctctccctctccctctccctctccctctccctctccctccaggtATGGATTGATGCTGCAGCTCAGATCTTCTTCTCTCTGGGGCCAGGTTTCGGGGTTCTCCTGGCCTTTGCCAGCTACAACCCCTTTCACAACAACTGTTACAAGTGAGTCTCCATTTCTCTTGATACAGTACAATCTATTTATGAACCTGCCCATATGGGAtgtttctttccctctctttcttctcttatctccctctccatcccctctttctttctatctctccccctcactctgccctcgctctctacccctctctcacttcctccctccttttctcccccccccctctctccccttatctCAGGGATGCGTTGCTGACCAGCTCTGTGAACTGCCTGACCAGTTTCCTCTCTGGGTTTGTCATCTTTACCGTGCTCGGCTACATGGCTGAAATGCGCAAAATAGGCGTGGAGACCGTAGCCAAGGATGCTggtaaatcaatcaatcaaatccaTAATCTATTTTTCATATCCAGCAGTTGTTgtaggatttatttatttttacatcagggcccgtattcacaaagcgtctcaaagtgctgatctaggatcaggtgtcCTCCCCCTTCCCTTGTAATCTTATACAATATGATCtaaaaaggcccagtgcagtcaaaaacgtgatatTCCTGTGTTTGTattgaccaataagaaagagagttccaaacccctctaccaataacagctacttttcagttttcccctccctactcagaccactcccagacagtcctcgCTAAATTTTTGCTTGAGAAATTTCTCTTTGCTAGGAAtatttttgaccatttgaatTAAAAATAATTTCAGTAAGGTACtttattgttacccagaaatgattagATATTGCATGGGacctttaatggaaaactgatccgagatcagctctcctactctgagacacttgagAAATACAGGCCCAGATAGTTCACAGGTTATCTGAATTCAGACAGTAATTGAAATCTGGCAATTGAGTACAGACCAGACTGTGGAGAATCCTAACGTAAgacacacagtcaaaacaaattATCTGCCACGGTTCTAGTTACATTTGCATACATCAAGACAGGACTAATTAGGCCTcttaagggcactgtactgcagcgccagctgtgccatcagagtccctgggtgcgcgcccaggctctgtcgtaaccggccgcgaccgggaggtccgtggggcgacgcacaattggcctagcgtcgtccggattagggagggcttggtcggtagggatgtccttgtctcatcgcgcaccagggactcctgtggcgggccgggcgcagtgcgcgctaaccaaggttgccaggtgcacagtgtttcctccaacacattggtgcggctggcttccgggttggttgcgcgctgtgttaagaagcagtgcggctggttgggttgtgtatcggaggacacatgactttcaaccttcgtctctcccgagcccgtacgggagttgtagcgatgagacaagatagtagctactacaacaattggataccacgaaattgtggagaaaTTGCCCACTATTCCTTTTTGATAAAGGCCCAACACCACATGTAAAAGCCTCAGGGGCCCGTATGGAAATAATTACGATCCCTTAAGTGCTTTCAAACATGAAAGAGGACAGTTAAGATGCCACATTTCcaccgtgcgtgtgtgtgtgtgtgtgtgtgtgtgtgtgtgtgtgtgtgtgtgtgtgtgtgtgtgtgtgtgtgtgttccctttcCTAATATGTTGATTGTCTGTCTCTTCTGCCaggtcccagtctgctgttcatCATCTATGCTGAAGCCATCGCCAACATGCCCGCTGCCACCTTCTTCGCCATCATCTTCTTCCTCATGATCATCATGCTGGGGCTGGACAGCACGGTCagtggcacatacacacacacacatacgtgcaAGCACAGATGAATACACATGTACAAATGCGCGTGCACACGCATGCATAAGGGTGTGGTAATCTCACAGAGTTACTGGTTCTCAAATTGATTGTCTGTTTTTGATCAGTTCTCCTCTTGATGTACTTCTACTATGTGTGCTAATTCATTTAACCCAGGCTCTCAGGTTGTGTTGAGTGTGTAATCATCCAATCAGGCTCTGAgcttagaaggggggggggggggaggttacTGTCAACAGAACTGATGCTGAAGGAACAGTTTGTTTCTGAGGATCTTTCTGTCTGGGTTTACCTGTTTTTTTGTGATCTTCTATAGCTGCGCAATTATTATTTTCCTCTCTCGtgagcatctctctctcgctcatcactctccacctgtctctccttttctctctccctttctcctctgagTTACTCCTCTACTGACTCTCTCAATTTAATTTCAGTTTAATGTCTCTCCCTTCTTGTCTTCCTGTGTAGTTTGCCGGTCTGGAGGGGGTGATCACAGCCATGCTGGATGAGTTCCCCCAGTTGTTGTCTAGGAGGAGGGAGTGGTTTGTCCTGGGCCTGGTGTGTGTCTGCTACCTGGGAGCGCTCTCCACCCTCACCTACGTGAGTCTCCTCTCCACTCTACCTAGCCTCGGTCCCACTCCACCTAGCCTCAGTCCCACTCAGCCTCagtcccactcccactcccacccaGCCTCAGTCCCACTCCCACCCAGCCTCAGTCCCACTCCCACCCAGCCTCAGTCCCACTCCCAACCAGCCTCAGTCCCACTCCACCCAGCCTCAGTCCCACTCCACCCAGCCTCAGTCCCACTCCACCCAGCCTCAGTCCCACTCCACCCAGCCTCAGTCCCCTTGGCCCAGGTTATTATACTTTCATCCAATCTGTTTTTTTGCTGGTTATTTAGCAATGTCCAGAATCTCCTGAATGGCCTGAAGCAATGCTGTCGGGAAATAAGTTGAAAATAAGCTGGAACATCAGTGGTATATACTGTAGAaatgtctctatagtctctatatcTTTCTTCCCAACACCCATGCATTTCTCTGGAACTCTGTTTTAGGGAGGTGCGTTTGTGGTGAAACTGTTTGAGGAGTACGCCACGGGACCTGCTGTCATCACTGTGGTCTTCCTAGAAGTCATCGCCGTTTCCTGGTTCTACGGTAAACTGACAATGATGTTGCTGACAAGGCCCACATAGTCTGACATTCTTTGGAATCAGCTTTTTAATTTTTGATTtaatggatgtgtgtttgtgattGGTTTGTAACCTGACTGCACTAGACATGTCTACTTTTGGACAATAAaacaatggatggatggatggataaggTGATTCCATATTGAGACActaaagtgtgtgtatgtgtgtatgtgtttcattCTGTGTCTTTGTGTCCATTTTCAGGCACGAGTCGTTTCTGTGCTGATGTCCATATGATGCTGGGCTTCTCTCCTGGATTGTTCTGGAGGGTGTGCTGGGTGGCCATCTGCCCAATATTCCTACtggtgaggcacacacacacacacacacacacacacacacacacacacacacacacacacacacacaccggttgtacatacagttgaagtaggaagtttacatacacttaggttggagtcattaaaactcatttttcaaccacaccacaaatttcttgttaacaaactatagttttggcaagttggttaggacatctactttgtgtatgacacaagtcatttttacaacaattgtttacagattatttcactaataattcactgtatcacaattccagtgggtcagaagtttacatacacaagttgattgtgccttgaaacagcttggaaaa is a window from the Oncorhynchus mykiss isolate Arlee chromosome 24, USDA_OmykA_1.1, whole genome shotgun sequence genome containing:
- the LOC110503657 gene encoding sodium-dependent serotonin transporter, yielding MEMKQSMMMDRENEGGEKEKGEESSQENGRLMLADGGVAEKGDPKVNSGGGSGGVSNGYPTSTAPSPKEGAGGVPAGALRTLVVQQTSLDQPRETWSKKMDFLLSVIGYAVDLGNVWRFPYICYQNGGGAFLLPYMLMAVFGGVPLFYMELALGQFHRSGCISIWKHICPIFKGIGFAICIIALYIAFYYNTIMAWALYYLLASFRPTLPWTTCSNPWNTVNCLRYLSTDSNITWTNMSTSPAEEFYTRQVLQVHLSPGLHQLGSVSWQLALCLLFIFTIVYFSIWKGVKTSGKVVWVTATFPYLVLLVLLVRGATLPGAWRGVVFYLKPDWGKLLSTTVWIDAAAQIFFSLGPGFGVLLAFASYNPFHNNCYKDALLTSSVNCLTSFLSGFVIFTVLGYMAEMRKIGVETVAKDAGPSLLFIIYAEAIANMPAATFFAIIFFLMIIMLGLDSTFAGLEGVITAMLDEFPQLLSRRREWFVLGLVCVCYLGALSTLTYGGAFVVKLFEEYATGPAVITVVFLEVIAVSWFYGTSRFCADVHMMLGFSPGLFWRVCWVAICPIFLLFIIVSFLAFPPEVKLFDYVYPPWTTVLGYCIGVSSFICVPAYMVYHLLTAKGTFKQRLLKGITPVPSGPHSDIIITHAV